A window from Aedes albopictus strain Foshan unplaced genomic scaffold, AalbF5 HiC_scaffold_28, whole genome shotgun sequence encodes these proteins:
- the LOC134284536 gene encoding uncharacterized protein LOC134284536 produces MECCNQSSVLMSSAEFPPSLDLMCDAQPNELGGPGNALNSICPSEANMDSAPAVRGSQHFQNRTSNPTEVADSLRIYYQNVRGLRTKIDDFYVATQNEDYDVIVLTETWLKDGITSVQLFGNEYSVFRRDRDPEVSGKVRGGGVLIAVKKGFRSFSNVSRIDEDLEHLWVNIDVGERHVCVGVVYLPPEQSRNAAIIERLISSISSIAFSLNAQDLHLLYGDFNLPDLCWNLSSGGYAYPEPTDSTSSSMHFLDSMSLLNLKQLCVTRNCLNRTLDLIFVNDEALPMCNIADPHEAIIPVDPLHPPLLTSLSCPALIQFIDQEDDRLLDFAKADFVSLNEAIRQIDWTPLNQAADVNDAVEFFTGTLRQLFPRFVPAPRPRQNPRWGNNHLRHLKRKRSKALRNLSTYRCDANKRRFNVASRKYRIYSRKLYARYVVRTQRDLMNQPKRFWAFVSEKRKESGLPSTMFLRNESADNPVTICNLFAKHFSGAFDNVTATPHQIDDALQDVPTDAFSININSFSEADVLAGIAKLKPTAVPGPDGVPSIIVTKCANALSGPLMTIFNMSIAQSKFPSDWKRSIMFPAFKKGDKRDVANYRGVTSLCAGSKLFEILVNDILFCAAKPYISIDQYGFYLFLCGTINHHESATIYLILPQLYGTRSPS; encoded by the coding sequence ATGGAGTGCTGCAACCAGTCCAGTGTTCTGATGTCGTCCGCTGAATTCCCCCCGTCGTTGGATTTGATGTGTGATGCCCAACCTAACGAACTAGGTGGCCCAGGTAATGCTTTGAACAGTATATGTCCTTCCGAAGCAAACATGGATTCTGCACCGGCCGTAAGAGGATCTCAACACTTTCAGAATCGAACGAGTAATCCAACCGAGGTAGCTGACAGCCTGCGCATTTATTACCAAAATGTGAGAGGCCTACGAACGAAAATCGACGACTTTTACGTTGCTACGCAAAATGAAGACTATGACGTGATAGTGCTAACAGAAACATGGCTTAAGGACGGTATTACCTCTGTCCAGCTTTTCGGTAACGAATACTCGGTGTTTCGGAGAGACCGTGATCCAGAAGTGTCCGGAAAAGTTCGCGGAGGAGGTGTTCTGATTGCCGTCAAAAAAGGATTTCGCTCATTCTCTAATGTTTCCCGAATTGATGAAGACCTGGAGCACCTCTGGGTCAACATTGACGTTGGTGAGCGTCATGTCTGCGTAGGAGTTGTGTATTTGCCACCCGAACAATCTCGCAATGCTGCTATCATTGAGCGCCTCATCAGCTCCATCTCGTCGATAGCTTTCTCTCTCAATGCGCAAGATTTGCATCTACTTTACGGGGATTTCAATTTGCCAGACCTGTGTTGGAATCTCTCGTCAGGAGGCTATGCCTACCCAGAGCCAACCGATTCGACGTCTTCCAGCATGCATTTCCTTGACAGCATGTCACTGCTCAACTTGAAACAGCTTTGTGTAACCAGGAATTGTCTGAATCGTACTCTCGATTTGATCTTTGTCAACGATGAAGCTTTGCCAATGTGTAACATCGCTGACCCACATGAAGCTATAATTCCTGTAGACCCACTGCACCCGCCGCTTCTAACTTCTTTAAGTTGCCCCGCTCTAATCCAGTTCATCGATCAGGAGGATGACAGACTGTTGGATTTCGCGAAAGCTGATTTTGTCTCTTTGAATGAAGCTATTCGACAAATAGACTGGACACCGTTGAATCAAGCTGCTGACGTTAATGATGCCGTTGAGTTCTTTACTGGTACTCTTCGGCAGTTGTTCCCGAGGTTCGTTCCTGCTCCGCGCCCACGACAGAACCCTAGGTGGGGTAATAACCACCTCCGACATCTTAAACGAAAACGTTCCAAGGCCTTAAGGAATTTGTCGACGTATAGATGTGATGCTAATAAAAGAAGATTCAACGTTGCTAGCCGTAAGTACAGAATCTATAGTCGCAAGCTGTACGCTCGTTATGTGGTTCGTACACAGAGAGATCTAATGAATCAACCCAAGCGCTTCTGGGCGTTTGTCAGCGAGAAGCGGAAAGAATCCGGACTGCCGTCAACCATGTTTCTGAGAAACGAATCTGCGGATAACCCAGTAACCATCTGTAATTTATTCGCGAAGCACTTTTCAGGTGCTTTCGATAATGTAACGGCAACACCTCATCAGATCGATGACGCGCTACAAGATGTACCAACAGATGCTTTCAGCATTAACATAAACAGCTTCAGTGAGGCGGATGTCTTAGCTGGAATTGCGAAACTTAAACCAACTGCAGTCCCTGGTCCGGATGGTGTTCCGTCCATTATAGTCACAAAATGTGCCAATGCGCTTAGCGGCCCCCTTATGACGATATTCAACATGTCCATCGCGCAATCGAAGTTTCCGTCAGACTGGAAAAGGTCGATAATGTTTCCTGCATTCAAAAAAGGAGATAAACGGGACGTTGCCAACTATCGAGGAGTTACGTCACTATGCGCGGGTTCTAAATTATTCGAGATTCTGGTAAACGACATTCTCTTTTGTGCAGCAAAACCATACATCTCGATAGATCAGTATGGTTTTTATCTGTTTTTATGCGGGACGATCAACCACCACGAATCTGCTACAATTTACCTCATTCTGCCTCAACTCTATGGAACAAGGAGTCCAAGTTGA